A genomic stretch from Nerophis ophidion isolate RoL-2023_Sa linkage group LG14, RoL_Noph_v1.0, whole genome shotgun sequence includes:
- the crsp7 gene encoding mediator of RNA polymerase II transcription subunit 26 isoform X2 has product MVVVLEVITCLEKYPITKEALEETRLGKLINDVRKKTKDEDLAKRAKKLLRNWQKLIEPGPAVSASAPGSTNGSSHPCRTDASPPEISLPAKGVPEVKVRNDVHNTYSPKAEKSSSRKRRAEHRDSGVHLPEKISKLSSYDNSVSPPPTNGIAGSPDTLLEQDVVVPSPDRSRLEHLDNDKINRIPVNAVKPRPSSPGVAKLPSTSSLIKVAVMQQKARLDDSGGGGHYQARSPRGLSTSPRSTKDATTKRSAAYAQKLTSVPSPSPRDPLPLSQPVSSPAHSSYRSSTHWATSLEVLSHCSSQDLSLSLESPSVSLSPSRPQHNSELHRPKSEGAVTVPDDTDGLLTSASEYKRKKYRSRDYSVNLDGQKVEDTTKPVRLKERRLTFDPVTGQIKPIVHKEPSQTEEPPTPEPPVESRQRTESTVPQTPAPGPGPNPFHQTNWKELSRNEIIQSYLNLQSNVLTSSGVQAPSAHFFMSEYLKRDDKGVKEPRKMHVLQADSPAEDLPGVTRDVGGEDLDRVQSQHWPGVNGCLDTKGTWYDWTECISLDPHGDESKLNILPYVCLD; this is encoded by the coding sequence GAAACCCGACTTGGAAAGCTGATCAACGATGTACGAAAGAAGACCAAGGACGAAGACCTGGCCAAGCGCGCCAAGAAGCTCTTGCGAAACTGGCAAAAGCTGATCGAACCCGGGCCCGCGGTGTCTGCGAGTGCTCCCGGCTCCACCAACGGCAGCTCTCACCCCTGCAGAACGGACGCCTCGCCGCCCGAAATCTCGTTACCAGCGAAGGGGGTTCCCGAAGTGAAAGTCAGGAACGATGTCCACAATACTTATTCGCCGAAGGCTGAAAAATCAAGCAGCCGCAAGCGCCGAGCCGAGCACAGAGACAGCGGGGTGCACTTACCGGAGAAAATTTCCAAGCTGTCTTCGTACGACAATTCTGTTTCGCCGCCCCCCACGAACGGGATCGCGGGCAGCCCCGACACACTGCTCGAGCAGGACGTGGTGGTCCCCTCCCCGGACCGGTCCCGGCTCGAGCACCTTGACAATGATAAAATCAACAGAATTCCGGTAAATGCTGTCAAGCCTCGGCCCAGCTCCCCGGGAGTGGCCAAACTACCTAGCACTTCATCTTTAATCAAGGTCGCTGTCATGCAGCAGAAGGCAAGGTTGGATGATAGCGGTGGAGGGGGGCATTACCAAGCCAGAAGCCCCCGTGGTCTTTCTACCAGTCCAAGGAGCACAAAAGATGCCACGACCAAGCGCTCTGCGGCGTATGCACAAAAGTTAACATCTGTCCCCAGCCCTTCGCCCAGGGATCCCTTGCCTTTGTCCCAGCCCGTGTCCTCCCCAGCCCATTCTTCTTATAGGTCTTCTACGCACTGGGCCACCTCGCTGGAAGTCCTTTCTCATTGCTCCTCACAAGACTTATCCTTGTCACTGGAATCCCCCTCAGTCTCCCTTTCACCCTCGCGCCCCCAACACAACTCAGAACTACACCGGCCAAAGTCCGAAGGAGCTGTGACTGTCCCCGACGACACGGACGGCTTGCTGACTTCGGCCTCGGAGTATAAAAGGAAAAAGTACCGCTCTCGGGACTATTCCGTCAATTTAGACGGACAGAAAGTAGAAGACACAACGAAGCCAGTGCGGTTAAAAGAACGTCGGCTAACGTTTGACCCGGTCACGGGTCAGATCAAACCCATAGTCCATAAAGAACCTTCTCAAACCGAGGAACCCCCTACCCCCGAGCCCCCTGTTGAGTCCAGGCAGAGAACTGAAAGCACTGTACCACAGACCCCGGCGCCAGGCCCGGGCCCCAACCCTTTCCACCAAACAAACTGGAAAGAGCTGTCCAGAAATGAAATCATCCAGTCCTACTTGAACCTTCAGAGCAACGTGCTCACGTCGTCCGGGGTCCAGGCCCCGAGCGCACATTTCTTCATGTCCGAATACCTGAAGCGGGACGACAAGGGCGTAAAAGAGCCCAGGAAAATGCACGTTTTGCAGGCGGATAGCCCGGCGGAAGATTTACCTGGCGTGACTCGGGACGTAGGCGGGGAGGACCTGGACAGGGTACAAAGCCAGCATTGGCCCGGGGTCAATGGGTGTTTGGACACCAAGGGCACTTGGTACGACTGGACAGAGTGCATATCGTTGGACCCTCACGGGGACGAAAGCAAACTGAACATCCTGCCGTACGTTTGCCTAGACTAA
- the crsp7 gene encoding mediator of RNA polymerase II transcription subunit 26 isoform X1 yields the protein MTTVPATPQQMRDRLLQAIDSQSNICNMVVVLEVITCLEKYPITKEALEETRLGKLINDVRKKTKDEDLAKRAKKLLRNWQKLIEPGPAVSASAPGSTNGSSHPCRTDASPPEISLPAKGVPEVKVRNDVHNTYSPKAEKSSSRKRRAEHRDSGVHLPEKISKLSSYDNSVSPPPTNGIAGSPDTLLEQDVVVPSPDRSRLEHLDNDKINRIPVNAVKPRPSSPGVAKLPSTSSLIKVAVMQQKARLDDSGGGGHYQARSPRGLSTSPRSTKDATTKRSAAYAQKLTSVPSPSPRDPLPLSQPVSSPAHSSYRSSTHWATSLEVLSHCSSQDLSLSLESPSVSLSPSRPQHNSELHRPKSEGAVTVPDDTDGLLTSASEYKRKKYRSRDYSVNLDGQKVEDTTKPVRLKERRLTFDPVTGQIKPIVHKEPSQTEEPPTPEPPVESRQRTESTVPQTPAPGPGPNPFHQTNWKELSRNEIIQSYLNLQSNVLTSSGVQAPSAHFFMSEYLKRDDKGVKEPRKMHVLQADSPAEDLPGVTRDVGGEDLDRVQSQHWPGVNGCLDTKGTWYDWTECISLDPHGDESKLNILPYVCLD from the coding sequence GAAACCCGACTTGGAAAGCTGATCAACGATGTACGAAAGAAGACCAAGGACGAAGACCTGGCCAAGCGCGCCAAGAAGCTCTTGCGAAACTGGCAAAAGCTGATCGAACCCGGGCCCGCGGTGTCTGCGAGTGCTCCCGGCTCCACCAACGGCAGCTCTCACCCCTGCAGAACGGACGCCTCGCCGCCCGAAATCTCGTTACCAGCGAAGGGGGTTCCCGAAGTGAAAGTCAGGAACGATGTCCACAATACTTATTCGCCGAAGGCTGAAAAATCAAGCAGCCGCAAGCGCCGAGCCGAGCACAGAGACAGCGGGGTGCACTTACCGGAGAAAATTTCCAAGCTGTCTTCGTACGACAATTCTGTTTCGCCGCCCCCCACGAACGGGATCGCGGGCAGCCCCGACACACTGCTCGAGCAGGACGTGGTGGTCCCCTCCCCGGACCGGTCCCGGCTCGAGCACCTTGACAATGATAAAATCAACAGAATTCCGGTAAATGCTGTCAAGCCTCGGCCCAGCTCCCCGGGAGTGGCCAAACTACCTAGCACTTCATCTTTAATCAAGGTCGCTGTCATGCAGCAGAAGGCAAGGTTGGATGATAGCGGTGGAGGGGGGCATTACCAAGCCAGAAGCCCCCGTGGTCTTTCTACCAGTCCAAGGAGCACAAAAGATGCCACGACCAAGCGCTCTGCGGCGTATGCACAAAAGTTAACATCTGTCCCCAGCCCTTCGCCCAGGGATCCCTTGCCTTTGTCCCAGCCCGTGTCCTCCCCAGCCCATTCTTCTTATAGGTCTTCTACGCACTGGGCCACCTCGCTGGAAGTCCTTTCTCATTGCTCCTCACAAGACTTATCCTTGTCACTGGAATCCCCCTCAGTCTCCCTTTCACCCTCGCGCCCCCAACACAACTCAGAACTACACCGGCCAAAGTCCGAAGGAGCTGTGACTGTCCCCGACGACACGGACGGCTTGCTGACTTCGGCCTCGGAGTATAAAAGGAAAAAGTACCGCTCTCGGGACTATTCCGTCAATTTAGACGGACAGAAAGTAGAAGACACAACGAAGCCAGTGCGGTTAAAAGAACGTCGGCTAACGTTTGACCCGGTCACGGGTCAGATCAAACCCATAGTCCATAAAGAACCTTCTCAAACCGAGGAACCCCCTACCCCCGAGCCCCCTGTTGAGTCCAGGCAGAGAACTGAAAGCACTGTACCACAGACCCCGGCGCCAGGCCCGGGCCCCAACCCTTTCCACCAAACAAACTGGAAAGAGCTGTCCAGAAATGAAATCATCCAGTCCTACTTGAACCTTCAGAGCAACGTGCTCACGTCGTCCGGGGTCCAGGCCCCGAGCGCACATTTCTTCATGTCCGAATACCTGAAGCGGGACGACAAGGGCGTAAAAGAGCCCAGGAAAATGCACGTTTTGCAGGCGGATAGCCCGGCGGAAGATTTACCTGGCGTGACTCGGGACGTAGGCGGGGAGGACCTGGACAGGGTACAAAGCCAGCATTGGCCCGGGGTCAATGGGTGTTTGGACACCAAGGGCACTTGGTACGACTGGACAGAGTGCATATCGTTGGACCCTCACGGGGACGAAAGCAAACTGAACATCCTGCCGTACGTTTGCCTAGACTAA